ATAACTATAAAGCGGCTGCAGAGAAGTATGATATTAGTTACCAACGAGTTTATTCTTGGGTACGGAAGTACCGAGTAAATAGCGACTGGGAAGTACTAAAAGATAACCGTGGGCGTAATAAAGGAAAAGAGCCCACTAATGAACTAGAAAGACTAAGGAAACGAGTTCGTGAGCTAGAAGCTCGTGACCGTGAACGGGAGCTGCAAATCGCTTTTGCAAAAAAATTAGTCGAAATACGCAATCGGGAGGTGAAACGACCGGACGATATCAAGCGATTCAAGAAATGAACAATGAAGGTTATTCTATTAGTGAATTGACCAAGGTCGCTGGAATTACTAGACAAGCTTACTACAAATGGCTGAAACATGAACCGACTAAATATGAGATTGAAGAATCGGAGATTCTCCAATTGATTAAACAGTTAGAAAATGAACACAAGCAAAGCGTTGGCTATGACAAAATGACTAGGTTAATCAAGTTAAGTCATCAGATTCCTTATACCGTCAATAAGAAACGAGTCATTCGCATTATGAAAGACCATAGTATCAAAGCTGACTATCGTCAGCCAACCCATAAACGTATTCAAGCCCAGCAAACTTATGAAGCTGAAAATATTCTTAACCGACAATTTGACCAAACCGCAGCTAACCAAGTTTGGGTTACGGATACGACGGAACTAAATTACGGAATCCGGCTTAATAAAGTTCGTCTACATGTAGTATTAGATTTATATGGTCAATATCCAGTAAGCTGGTTAATTACACCTACAGAAACCGCTGAAGGAGTAGTTCAAGTGTTCGAGCAAGCACGGATGAAGGAAGGAGCACTAGCTCCGTTAATTCATACTGATCGTGGTGCGGCGTATACTTCCAAAGCATTTAATCAGTATTTAGTAGTTAATGATGCCCAACACAGTTATTCAGCACCAGGGACACCGGCTGACAATGCCGTAATAGAACATTGGTGGGCAGATTTTAAGGCTATTTGGATCGCACACCTGCCTAAAGCACAAACATTATTAGAACTAGAAGGACAAGTTAGAGAAGGAATTACCTATTTCACTGAAAAATTTATCTCAGCGAAGAGAAATGACCTTACCGCAGCGGAATACCGTTTTGGCAAAGCCAACTAATTTTTATTATTTAATGTGTAAACTTGACAGGGCACAGTACCCTATCCAATCCAAAGCAATTATGATTTGAAATCTTAGAATAGTTGTGTAGGCTTGGCATCGTCTTCAAAATAGCAAAAAAATATATGGCATAAATTCTCAAAAGTAAATGGCCTACCTTAAAACATTCATGTTTTAAGGTAGGCCATTTTTGTAATAAAAGGTGTCGCTTAGAACCCGAATTATTCATACGAGGTTTAATATCGGCATACCGCACAATTTTGGACCAATTCTCGTGCTGCTATGGTGTAGTCAAACCAAGATGTACTGTTTTTGCTAAAGGCTACCAAATTATGGGGCTGGATAAATTTTTGATCCTCAATTTTGAGCATACTTGCCCCTTGGCCGAACCGACTTTTTTTGATTTATTGCACCAGTTTAGCCCCACTGTAGCGCTTGGATTCGAGCTAACAGTTGATAAAACAAATCCTGATAGACGTGGTGGCGGCTTAATTTTAGATAAAGTTGCCGGCCGCTGGTCACCAGCTTACCCGCTACTTTAAACAGCCATAAGCGCAAGGTGGTAACCTGTAATCGCTGATGTTGTACAGGCAACAATTGGCGCATCAAGCTGACTAAATTATAAGCGAGGACACTGAGCATCATGCGGGCATAATTTGGTATAAATTGCGAGCTAGTCATTTTATCCAGGTAAAAGCCAGCCTTGGCTTCCTTGATATAATTTTCCATTTGGCCCCGTTGATGATAGGCGTGAAACGCATCTTCGGCGACAAAACTCGTTAAATTGGACACAAGGTATTCATGTTGAAATAACAATTCACCAGCTGGTCGAGTTGATTTAATATAGATCTGGCGCGGCTTAGGCCATGATTGGGCTTGATAAGACGCGCGATAATAATGGACCTCGGTCTCAGTCCAATTCTGCTCATCACTGATCTGAACAAAACGTTCAGCCAGTTGGTTCAGCCGCCGATTGGCTTTCAGGCGGATCAAGTAAAAAGTGTCGTTGGCTTCACAAGTTTCGTATAATTCTGGAGTCGCAAAGCCACTATCCCCGCGGACCAAGATATCAGCGTTCGGTTTGACTTGATGATAGTGCTGTAGTAGTGGTGTGATAAAGGGGGCAATATCCGTACTGGTATAAACATTACCTGGGCGCAATCGAGCCTTTAAACAGTGGCCCGTTTGTCCGTCAAAAGCGACCAGCGGATGGTAACCCGTGGTACCGTAATGCGCGTTAAAGGCGGCTTTTTCCTGATGACCATGAGTATCGGCATGGGTCGAGTCAATATCGAGAATTAGCTGTTGTTGCTTGGCGCCAGTCCACGCTTGGTCAAGCAATGCTTGATTCAACGTTTGTAATGAGATGATGGTCTGCTCGTCACAGCGTTGCCAAAAACGGGATAACGACGGTTGTGAGGCCAATTGCGGTTGTGCCAATAGTAATTTAAATGTGGGGTCATCGCGCAAACTAGTGGCAGCTAGATCGGCCGGGTAGCCGGCGATCAACTGCAGCACGACCTGCTCTAGTAGACTAACGTTGCTGTAACGAGCGTAATGGCGCTGGTCATCAAAATGGACTAATTGATACGCTAAGGTCGTGAAATTGAGTTGCGCCATTAATTCTTTGACCAACACTAGCCCAGCATCAGTGGAAAGTTCACCACCAGTGTGCGAAATATGTAATTTAGGATTGAAATTAACTCGTTTTTCCGGTAAAGTTGCCATGAAAAGGACCTCTTTCTTTTGGTGGATAGCTGACTTGTGGTGAATCAACTATACCAAATCGGAGGTTCTTTTTCTGCACTAAAAAGGTGAAAAATAAAAAACACAGTACCGCCCATGATACCGGGGTGACACTGTGCTTGGAGAACTTATGGTGAATAATTCAGGTAGAATATAATAAAGCTCTGGTTATTTAGATTGATCCAATCGTCAAGAGACGTTACATCAATTAAGGACACAAGATTTATTCTAATCTAGGCAAGCGATTAACGCTAAATTCCAAATCTTTTTCTAAGTGCTTGTGGATTAATTTTTCAGCTAAGCAACCATCATTTGATTGGATCGCTAATAAAATTTCTTGATGTTCTTCAACTAATTGAGGCCGTTTGTGCAAAGTTACTGTAGTACGTAATAGGTGAATGATTGATTGCATTCGATTGATAATTTTAACGATTTCGGGATTATGAGTCTCTTCAACAATTAATTGGTGAAATAAATAATTTGCTTGCAATTTTTCCTCATTATTACCATGGAAACCAGTATCAACACATTTAGAAAGTTTCTGCAAAGTATCGTCAGAAATGAACTCAGAACAATATCTGGCCGCGTAACCTTCTAAAATAGACCGAACTTGAAAAATATGTCGGATATCCGTTTCGGTTGGTACATAGATATGTTTATTTTTAATGAGTCCCTCGTCTTCTAATTTTGCAATTGCTGATCTAACGGGAGTACGACTAATTTTTAGATCGTCAGCTAGCTTGGTTTCAGTTAATTTAACACTAGCGTCTATTTTCCCAGATAATATTTGATCGCGTAAAAGTTCGTAGGCGTGAATGTAAATATGGGTTTCTTTTTTTTTCATAAGGCTGCTCCTTTTGCTAGTTTTTTACATTATACGCGTAAAGCTCACATTTTAACATAGTATACAAAAAATAAAAAAATGTATACATTTTAAAAAAGGTGGGTTATACTGAGCCTGTTAATAAGAAAGCGCTTTATATATAATCTAAAAGGAGTGATTTAGATGCAAAAAATTGGTTTTATTGGTTTAGGTATTATGGGTAGACCAATGGCGAGAAATTTAATTGAAGCTGGTTTCTCTGTTTCTGTATTTGATATCAATACTACTGCAGTCGATAGCTTGGTTGCAGATGGGGCAACAGCCAGTACGGCTGCAGAAATGGCAAAATCAGTTGACTTTATTATCACTATGTTACCTGCCGCTAAGCATGTCCGATCTGTACTTGAAGGTACTGATGGTGTTTTTGCCAATGCTCATTCTGGATTAGTCGTTATTGATATGAGCTCAATAGGTCCAACAGATGCCCAAGCCTTCGCTGAAGAAGCTAAAAAATATCAAATCGCAACTTTAGATGCTCCAGTCAGCGGTGGTGAACCGGGGGCTATTGCGGGGACACTATCAATTATGGTTGGTGGTGAACAAGAGACTTTTAAGCAAAGTTTGCCAGTATTCCAGGGTGTTGGTAAAGATGTCGTACTCGTTGGTGGACATGGTAGCGGGGTTACTGCTAAATTGGCTAATCAAGTTATTGTCAATTTAAATATTGCGGCAATGTCTGAGGCTTTGGTGTTGGCGGCCAAGGCAGGAATTGATATTGAAAAAATGTATCATGCTATTCGCGGTGGTTTAGCAGGTAGCTCTGTACTAGATGCTAAAGTTCCACTGATTTTAGATCGTAACTTTAAACCTGGCGGGACAATTGCCATTAACATGAAAGATCTAACTAATGTGATGCAAACTGCACATGATTTGGATGTTCCGTTACCATTATCTAGTCAGCTATTAGAGATTTTTCACGCTTTGAAGGCTGACGGTAAGGTAATGAACGATCATGGTGGTATTGTTCAATATTATGAAAAAATAGCCAATGTTGAAGTGAACAGAGGTGACGATAATGAGTAATATTCCGGTGCAAGAAGCTTTTACGAAAATTCCTACAGCACCTAGCCAGCAACAAGTCAACGAATTATTAAACTCAGAATTGAAACAGCTGAATAAAAAAATTGTGGTACTCGATGATGATCCAACAGGTGTTCAAACAGTGCACGATATCTCTGTCTATACCAATTGGGAAAAATCTAGCATTGAGCAAGGATTTGCCGAAAAAAATTCAATGTTTTTTATTCTAACTAATTCGCGTAGTCTCACAGCTGCGGAAACCGAACAAGTTCATCGCGAAATCGCGACAAGAGTTAGTGAAGTTGCTCAAGCCACTAAACAAGAATTTCTTTTTATTAGTCGAAGTGATTCTACTTTGCGGGGACATTATCCGTTGGAAACCGAAATACTAAGAAAAGTGGTAACAGACGAAACAGGTAGCATCTTTGATGGTGAGGTTATTTTACCCTTTTTTAAGGAAGGTGGCCGCTTTACAATTGATGATACTCATTTTGTTCAGATAGATGATCAATTAGTACCAGCTGGGGAAACCGAATTTGCTAAAGACAAGACCTTTGGTTACCATGCGTCTAACTTAAAACAGTGGATAGAGGAAAAAACTGATGGACAATATCGGGCAGCTAATGTAACTTCAATTTCACTGACTGATCTACGCAACTTAAATCTCGATAAGATCACTGATCAACTGATACAAGTTACGGATTTCAATAAAGTTATTGTCAATGCCGTTGATTATATTGATGTACAGGTATTTGTAATCGCTTTAATACGGGCGCTTCGTCAAGGTAAATTATTTATGTTTCGTAGTGCTGCAGCATTAACTAAAGTATTAGGCGGCGTTAGCGATCAACCACTGTTAACAAAAGCAGACCTGATCGATTCAACGACAACTGCTGGCGGTCTGGTAGTGATTGGTTCTCATGTTCAAAAAACAACGGATCAATTGAAAGCGTTACAACAATTAAATAATGTTTTATTTATTGAATTTGATGTCAAAACGGTTTTGGCTGAGAGTACATTAGTGCAGGAAGAACAACGCGTGGCAAAGGCGGTTAATGCAGCCTTGAAGCAAGGTCGAACGGTGACGGTTTATACTTCACGCCAACGCTTAGATCTAGGTGACGATAAGGAAGCTGCATTGAAACTATCGGTAAATGTTTCTAAGGCATTGACAAACTTAGTTAAACAATTACCATTACGGCCTAAATTCATTATTGCTAAGGGCGGTATTACTTCAAGCGATATTGGGACGGTTGGCTTAGCTGTAGATCACGCTTTAGTGGCCGGACAAGTTAAACCTGGTATTCCAGTTTGGTATACCGGTGATGATTCTAAATTCCCACAGTTACCATATATTATATTTCCGGGTAATGTTGGCGAAAAGAACACCTTACGTGAGATAGTCGCCTTGTTAGACTAATAAAAAGGTTAGCAAAGGAGTATATTTATGCCATTTATTTCAGTTATCCTCGGGGTACTATTACTGTTAGTTTTGATGATGGTATTAAAGATGAATGCGTTTATTGCCTTGGTTCTGTCGTCTTTAGCGGTCGGTTTACTTGAAGGAATGTCGCCGAATGATGTGATGACCTCAATTCAA
This is a stretch of genomic DNA from Loigolactobacillus coryniformis subsp. coryniformis KCTC 3167 = DSM 20001. It encodes these proteins:
- a CDS encoding IS3 family transposase, coding for MSRNTQSGGETTGRYQAIQEMNNEGYSISELTKVAGITRQAYYKWLKHEPTKYEIEESEILQLIKQLENEHKQSVGYDKMTRLIKLSHQIPYTVNKKRVIRIMKDHSIKADYRQPTHKRIQAQQTYEAENILNRQFDQTAANQVWVTDTTELNYGIRLNKVRLHVVLDLYGQYPVSWLITPTETAEGVVQVFEQARMKEGALAPLIHTDRGAAYTSKAFNQYLVVNDAQHSYSAPGTPADNAVIEHWWADFKAIWIAHLPKAQTLLELEGQVREGITYFTEKFISAKRNDLTAAEYRFGKAN
- a CDS encoding IS1380 family transposase: MATLPEKRVNFNPKLHISHTGGELSTDAGLVLVKELMAQLNFTTLAYQLVHFDDQRHYARYSNVSLLEQVVLQLIAGYPADLAATSLRDDPTFKLLLAQPQLASQPSLSRFWQRCDEQTIISLQTLNQALLDQAWTGAKQQQLILDIDSTHADTHGHQEKAAFNAHYGTTGYHPLVAFDGQTGHCLKARLRPGNVYTSTDIAPFITPLLQHYHQVKPNADILVRGDSGFATPELYETCEANDTFYLIRLKANRRLNQLAERFVQISDEQNWTETEVHYYRASYQAQSWPKPRQIYIKSTRPAGELLFQHEYLVSNLTSFVAEDAFHAYHQRGQMENYIKEAKAGFYLDKMTSSQFIPNYARMMLSVLAYNLVSLMRQLLPVQHQRLQVTTLRLWLFKVAGKLVTSGRQLYLKLSRHHVYQDLFYQLLARIQALQWG
- a CDS encoding GntR family transcriptional regulator produces the protein MKKKETHIYIHAYELLRDQILSGKIDASVKLTETKLADDLKISRTPVRSAIAKLEDEGLIKNKHIYVPTETDIRHIFQVRSILEGYAARYCSEFISDDTLQKLSKCVDTGFHGNNEEKLQANYLFHQLIVEETHNPEIVKIINRMQSIIHLLRTTVTLHKRPQLVEEHQEILLAIQSNDGCLAEKLIHKHLEKDLEFSVNRLPRLE
- the garR gene encoding 2-hydroxy-3-oxopropionate reductase, with the translated sequence MQKIGFIGLGIMGRPMARNLIEAGFSVSVFDINTTAVDSLVADGATASTAAEMAKSVDFIITMLPAAKHVRSVLEGTDGVFANAHSGLVVIDMSSIGPTDAQAFAEEAKKYQIATLDAPVSGGEPGAIAGTLSIMVGGEQETFKQSLPVFQGVGKDVVLVGGHGSGVTAKLANQVIVNLNIAAMSEALVLAAKAGIDIEKMYHAIRGGLAGSSVLDAKVPLILDRNFKPGGTIAINMKDLTNVMQTAHDLDVPLPLSSQLLEIFHALKADGKVMNDHGGIVQYYEKIANVEVNRGDDNE
- a CDS encoding four-carbon acid sugar kinase family protein, whose protein sequence is MSNIPVQEAFTKIPTAPSQQQVNELLNSELKQLNKKIVVLDDDPTGVQTVHDISVYTNWEKSSIEQGFAEKNSMFFILTNSRSLTAAETEQVHREIATRVSEVAQATKQEFLFISRSDSTLRGHYPLETEILRKVVTDETGSIFDGEVILPFFKEGGRFTIDDTHFVQIDDQLVPAGETEFAKDKTFGYHASNLKQWIEEKTDGQYRAANVTSISLTDLRNLNLDKITDQLIQVTDFNKVIVNAVDYIDVQVFVIALIRALRQGKLFMFRSAAALTKVLGGVSDQPLLTKADLIDSTTTAGGLVVIGSHVQKTTDQLKALQQLNNVLFIEFDVKTVLAESTLVQEEQRVAKAVNAALKQGRTVTVYTSRQRLDLGDDKEAALKLSVNVSKALTNLVKQLPLRPKFIIAKGGITSSDIGTVGLAVDHALVAGQVKPGIPVWYTGDDSKFPQLPYIIFPGNVGEKNTLREIVALLD